TTACCAGCCTCAAAGAGCCATTTCACCCACGCTTTCCGCATTCTTTCAGGCTAATTCTCTATGAGCGACACACGCGTAAACTTCCCTGTGGCAAACGGCCAGAGTGTCGGGCAACCGTTTATCGATCCGATGCATTCCACGCCGCGTAATAAGCTTCTTGCGCTGTTAGGCATGCAGTCTCTGTTGGTGCACTCCCTTACCGCTGCGGCGCGCCTGAAGCTGGCGGATATTATCGGCGAGCAAACGCTGAGCCTGACCGGCCTGGCGGCGCAAGCCCGTTGCCGCCCCGAGGCGCTCAGGCGGTTGCTGCGGGCGTTAGCCAGCTGTGGGATTTTTTTCGAAAGCGAAGAGGGCTACCGCAACACGCCGCTAAGCGCGATGCTGGTGACGGACAGACCCGACTCTCTGCACGGCTGGGCCTGCTTTATGGGATCGGAGCAGGTTAATCGCTGCTTTGAACAGCTTGACGTAGCCCTGGCGGAAGACGGCCCGGTATTTGATAAGATCTACGGGCAATCATTTTTCGACTATCTGGGTCAGCAACCTGAGGCCAGAAACGTGTTTGCCAGCGCCATGACCTCATATTCGGCCTCGGGCATCGAGGATGCGCTGGCGGCGTTTGATTTCAGCCAGGCCGGTAAACTGTTTGATATTGGCAGCGGGCTGGGGGCATTTCTGTCGGGCATCCTGGACGCAAACCCGCAGCTTGAGGGGACGATTTTCGATCTACCTGAGGTGATTGCCGAAGTGGAAAAGCAGGCCGACAGGCTAAACCCACGTTTGTCGTGGCAAGGCGGCAATTTCTTTAGTCATATTCCTGCCGGAGCGGATACCTACATCCTGCGGCACGTTTTGCACGATTGGTCAGATGAACAGGCGAGGCTGATCCTGCGCCAGTGCCGTCAGGCGATGCGCGCCGACGGGCAACTGCTGATCTTTGAGCATCTGCTGACCGGCCATAACCAGCCGGATTATGCAAAGTTTCTTGATTTGGTGATGCTGACCTTCCTGAGCGGGCGGGAACGCAGCGAGGGAGAGTACCAGTTGCTCCTTGAGCAGGCTGATTTACGCATCGACCGGGTGATAAAAACGCCGGGGTTCCACACCCTGCTGGTGGTTAAACCGCGTTAGTCGTGCAGGCAGGCCCGCAATGTTGCCGGCCTGCCGTCACCTTACCAGCCGAGGATCCGCTGCCAGACTTCGTGCCCCTGGCCATCTTCGCTCAGAACCTGATACTGCTGATGCATGGCGGCGGTGGCGCAGGCGTGGTTGGGCAGGATACGCACCCGGCTACCGACCGGGAAATCATCGACGGCCAGGACTGAACTGTCCGGCAGGGCAATGATGCCGTGCTCCTGGTTGGTGGTGGTGACCAGCAGGTTTTCGTAAGGGGAGCCCTCCAGGCTGCACACCTGGCCGTAGCCGTAGTCCTGGCTTTGGGCCGCCGTGCCCCTGTCGCGGGACAGCGCCATCCACCCGGCATCGATAAATACCCAGCCTTTCTCCCTGTTGTGGCCGATAACCGTGGCGACGACGCTGATCGCAATATCCTCCAGGCGGCAGACGCCGACGTTTTTCATCACCAGGTCGAAGGTGGTAAACACCCCGGCTCTGACTTCATGGATGCCGGCGAGATCGTCCGCAAAGTGCGCCGTGGGCGTGGCGCCCACGCTTAACACCGGGCAGGCGTAACCCTGTGCACGTAAGTGTTCACCGGCAGTTTTGATCGCGGCGCACTCGGCTCTGGCGGCGGCCAAAATAGCGTCCTCCGTGCGGCAGTTGTACGATTCTCCGGCGTGAGCCAGCAGGCCGGTCAGCGTCGAGCCGCTTGCCTCAATGATGCGGGCCAGCGTCAACAGTGCCTCGCTGTGCGGCGGCAACCCGCCCCGGTGGCCGTCGCAATCCACTTCGATAAATACCGAAAACGCGACGCCATGCGCCTGGCCGTATTCAGCCACGGCGGTAGACTGCGGCTCACTGTCGAGCAGGATATGCAGGTTCACGCCTTTAGCCATCAGCGCCGCCGCGCGGGGAAGTTTGTGGGGGGCGATGCCCACGGCGTAAAGCAGATTTGTGTAGCCCGCGGCGGCAAAGGCTTCCGCCTCGGCGAGCGTGGAAACCGTGGCCGGGGAATCGCTTTGCTTAAGCAGGAAACGTGCGGCCTCAATGGAGCGCAGCGTTTTCAGGTGCGGCCGGACCTCGCTTCCCAGGGCGTCAACGCGGGAATAAAGCCGCTCAATGTTGCCCAGGTATTTGCTTTTCTCGATCAGTAAAAAAGGGGTATCAAGGGTGGTCATCCAGTCAGCGGGCATGGCGGGTCTCCTGTGGTGTGAGACTGCATCTTGTCATTCGGCTGATTAGGTATAAATTAATATAAAAGCAATGAATGATTAGGTTTTAACTTAATGATAAGCAGCGACGATCTGGCTTTCTTCCGCACTATCGCCACCCACAGCACGCTGGCCGCCGCCGCAAGGGCGCTGAACGTCACGCCGCCCTCCGTCACGCAGCGGCTCCGCGGACTGGAGCAAAGACTGGGCGTCGAGCTTATTTTGCGGCCCTCGCGGCAGGTTTCACTCACCGATGAAGGTTCGCTGTTGCTGAGCCGGGCGGAGAAGATCCTCACCGAACTGGCCGGGCTGCAATCTGCCCTGGACGACCGGCGGCAGCAGGTGAGAGGCAAGCTGCGGGTGCTGGCCCCGCTGGGGTTTGGCAACGACTATATTGCGCCGCTGTTGGGGGAATACGCCGCGCAGCATGAAAGCCTTGAAGTGGAACTGACGCTCTCCGATGACCCGCACTGGGCCACGCTGCACAAATGGGATCTGGTGATTTTTATCGGCGAGCTGCGCGACTCCAGCATGCACTGCATTAAGCTTGCGCCTAACCAACGCTTTATCTGCGCTTCCCCGGAATACCTGAGCCGAAAAGGCACGCCGCTGATGCCGGAACAGCTGGTGGAGCACGACTGTATTGCGCTGCGGGAAAACAGCGAAGACGTGACGCTGTGGCGTTTTTCCGGCCCACAAGGGGACTGCCCGCAGCGGATCTCGCCCAGGCTGTCCAGCAATGAAGGGCGGGTAGTAAAAGAGTGGGCGCTGGCGGGCAGGGGGATAATCATGCGATCCGAATGGGATGTGCTGCCGCAAATTCACAGCGGTGAATTGGTGAGGCTCCTGCCGTGCTACACGCTGCCGGATGCCGACATCGTGGCGCTGAGCGGTGCCTCACAGGCGGAAAGAAGCCCCAGGGCGCAAAAATTTATCGAGCTTCTTAAGGCCCGACTGGCAGGGAGGCCCTGGGGTAGCGTGCTCATCCTGGGGCGGCCAGGGCATAGGAAATAGGGCCCCCATCATCAACCCTGCCAACGGTAGCAAACCCTGTCCGATCCAGGTGCATGCCTGCGATAAGCAGTTTTTCCCTTGCAGCTTGTTTCAGCACATTTTTCCGCGTTAGTTCGGCTTGCACCGGATCAACGTCAAAGAGAATGGCGGCGCTGGGCTGCGCCGATTGGATGTGGGGGTAATGAACGATGTCCCCCCATATGAGCAAGCTTTTATCGTCCGCATCGATGCGAAAGCCGGTATGGCCGGGCGTGTGGCCCGGTAGCCAAACCGGGAGAATGCCCGCCGTGATTTCACGCTGGCTAAAAAAGCGCAGGTTCGGTGCATAGGCCTCTAATGTTTGACGGGCCAGCCTGAAGTTAAGTTTCCCCCGCTCGTTAGCGCCTCTTTGTTTTTCATCATCCCGCCAGTATTCTGCTTCAAGAGGGTGCAGATAAAGTTTCGCCTGCCGATAGACAGGGTTTCCTTCAGCATCCAGCAGGCCACCAATGTGGTCGGGATGGCAGTGGGTCAACAACACCGCATCCACATCATCAGGACAGACACCCAGAGCAGCAAGGTTGGCTCTCAGCTGTCCGCCCACATTATTCCGCCCCCCCGTACCCGTATCCACCAGAAGGGTCAGATCCTGCCCGCGAATCAGGTAACCGTTAATGTGAATATTGCCGGGCTCAGCAAGGCCAGCACTCTGCTGGATGGCTTCGGCTTCAGCGAGGTCGATACCAGAGAGTAAATCCAGGCTCGCTGGCATAACCCCATCACTTAGGGCGGTAACCAGAAAATCGCCAATCTGGCAGGATGGAAAAGACGAATTATTCATAAAGACCTCTGGGAGCGTTCAAAAGACAGGCCCGGTTCTCATGCCTGGCTGCGCTGCACTGCGGTGTAAGGGCTTCGTAGAGACAGACTCCAGACTCTGCCGCGAGTAAGGGGGCATTTTCACGCGGGATAACGTATGCAAAACGCCGCGCCGGGTATTTATCGAGTCCGGCAGCCTTCAGTTCAAGAACGTGGCGTTCAGGCAATGCCTGAATCAATTTTACAGGTCGGGGGGTAATCGCCAGTATTTCATCCGGAGATACGGCGGGCGTTGTACCTGCATATTCATATAAGTTTCGATGCCAGTCGGTGATGTTTGCCTGGCCATGAGAGAAATGCCCGCCGCCTTTGTGCCGATAATCATCCCCGACAAGAACTTCTGCATCCTTAACGGTATGTATAGCGAGGTAAACAGGGCAGCCAGCGCTAAGTGCCCGGAATCGCTGGGAGGAACTGAATCCGGCGACGGAGAGCAACGCCGGCAATTTTTCCAGGCTGTAAAAATCATTCCAGGCTTGCTCACTTTCAGGGTCGTTATACGAGCATTCCACGATATATAACATCGACTAACCTCCGCAGGCGTAAATCAGTAAATCCACTTAATGATTTTTTGTCATGCTACAGGCTGTATTTCCGCTAATGAATCGATATTATTTCATCGCTCAGTGATATTTAGTCATTAATCGTTCATTCCCCGTCCGGTTCCTGGAGGCGTATGCGTAGAAAAATTCCCAGCAGTACATCCCTGCAGGCTTTTGAGGCGGCAGCCCGGCACGGTAACTTTGCCCGGGCAGCCGAGGAGCTTTCGCTGACGGAAGGGGCTATTAGCCGCCAGATTGCACGCCTTGAATCTTTACTGGGCTGTCGATTATTTGACCGGACAGGGAGCCGCGTAAAACTCAACCCTGTCGGGGGGCGTTATGCCTCTCATGTTCGCGAAACGCTTGAGCGAATTGAAAGAGATATTCAGTACATAATGGGTATGCCCAGGGACAGCAGGAGCCTGGATATTGCCGCGTTGCCGACATTTTCGAGCCGATGGCTTATCCCCCGGCTGAGCCGTTTTACCGCCTTACATCCGGACATCACGTTAAATATTGCCGCCAGAACCGATCCTTTTGTTTTGAGCGGAAGCGGTTTTGATGCCGTAGTGCATTTTGAGCATGCCGCGTGGGCCGGGATGCGCGTGCAGTTCCTCTTTGAGGAAAAACTGGTTCCCGTCTGCCACCCGGCTTTGTTAACAGGCCATAAGGGAAAGGGACAGTTGAGTGATTTACCAAGGATTCACCGACGATTGAACCCGGACGCATGGCATCACTATGCCCGGGAAACGGGAATAAGCCTTGATAATCTGGCGCAGGGCGCCCGCTACGATCTTCATGAAATGGCAATTGCTGCCGCATTGGCCGGGCAGGGCGTTGCCCTGGTGCCGCGCATGTACGTTGCACAAGAACTCGACAACGGAAGGCTGGTCGCCCCCTGGCCGGAATCAGACTTGTTGAGTAAAAAATTCTGTTTAGTTAAACCGGTAGAAACGGGAATCAACGACTCCGCATTAAGAGATTTTGAACACTGGCTGCTGGCCGAAATAAATACGCCAACAGGGACATTCATCTAAGGTTATTCACGTCACCTATGATGTTCTGTCCATAACGTTTGGCCTGAATGAAAAGATCCTATATACGGTGTGGCAATGTCGACAAGCTCTAAGGACTCCAACATGAACTCCTTTCATCAACTGACGGCCACCAGCCTGACTGGCCAGCAGATTTCTATGTCTGATTACGCTGGCAAGCTGGTTCTGGTTGTGAACACCGCCAGCCAGTGTGGCTTTACGCCGCAGTACGCGGGCCTTGAGGCGCTCTATAAGAAGTACGCCGC
This Klebsiella michiganensis DNA region includes the following protein-coding sequences:
- a CDS encoding metal activated pyridoxal enzyme, with amino-acid sequence MTTLDTPFLLIEKSKYLGNIERLYSRVDALGSEVRPHLKTLRSIEAARFLLKQSDSPATVSTLAEAEAFAAAGYTNLLYAVGIAPHKLPRAAALMAKGVNLHILLDSEPQSTAVAEYGQAHGVAFSVFIEVDCDGHRGGLPPHSEALLTLARIIEASGSTLTGLLAHAGESYNCRTEDAILAAARAECAAIKTAGEHLRAQGYACPVLSVGATPTAHFADDLAGIHEVRAGVFTTFDLVMKNVGVCRLEDIAISVVATVIGHNREKGWVFIDAGWMALSRDRGTAAQSQDYGYGQVCSLEGSPYENLLVTTTNQEHGIIALPDSSVLAVDDFPVGSRVRILPNHACATAAMHQQYQVLSEDGQGHEVWQRILGW
- a CDS encoding LysR family transcriptional regulator, coding for MISSDDLAFFRTIATHSTLAAAARALNVTPPSVTQRLRGLEQRLGVELILRPSRQVSLTDEGSLLLSRAEKILTELAGLQSALDDRRQQVRGKLRVLAPLGFGNDYIAPLLGEYAAQHESLEVELTLSDDPHWATLHKWDLVIFIGELRDSSMHCIKLAPNQRFICASPEYLSRKGTPLMPEQLVEHDCIALRENSEDVTLWRFSGPQGDCPQRISPRLSSNEGRVVKEWALAGRGIIMRSEWDVLPQIHSGELVRLLPCYTLPDADIVALSGASQAERSPRAQKFIELLKARLAGRPWGSVLILGRPGHRK
- a CDS encoding beta-lactamase, which translates into the protein MNNSSFPSCQIGDFLVTALSDGVMPASLDLLSGIDLAEAEAIQQSAGLAEPGNIHINGYLIRGQDLTLLVDTGTGGRNNVGGQLRANLAALGVCPDDVDAVLLTHCHPDHIGGLLDAEGNPVYRQAKLYLHPLEAEYWRDDEKQRGANERGKLNFRLARQTLEAYAPNLRFFSQREITAGILPVWLPGHTPGHTGFRIDADDKSLLIWGDIVHYPHIQSAQPSAAILFDVDPVQAELTRKNVLKQAAREKLLIAGMHLDRTGFATVGRVDDGGPISYALAAPG
- a CDS encoding LysR family transcriptional regulator, whose translation is MRRKIPSSTSLQAFEAAARHGNFARAAEELSLTEGAISRQIARLESLLGCRLFDRTGSRVKLNPVGGRYASHVRETLERIERDIQYIMGMPRDSRSLDIAALPTFSSRWLIPRLSRFTALHPDITLNIAARTDPFVLSGSGFDAVVHFEHAAWAGMRVQFLFEEKLVPVCHPALLTGHKGKGQLSDLPRIHRRLNPDAWHHYARETGISLDNLAQGARYDLHEMAIAAALAGQGVALVPRMYVAQELDNGRLVAPWPESDLLSKKFCLVKPVETGINDSALRDFEHWLLAEINTPTGTFI